Proteins encoded within one genomic window of Salmo trutta chromosome 11, fSalTru1.1, whole genome shotgun sequence:
- the LOC115202129 gene encoding acid ceramidase yields the protein MGHKMDRLCCLLLVSLSVVSAQFVPPYTEECQTGMYPPKGPTFKGSVTWYTIDLDLPPSERWKLIITDKKAELVNMIQAIRDLANAFVPSGKLIDLVDKDLPLIVDTLPYPFNEEIKGIATSSGVPLGEVVLYNIFYEIFTVCTSLVAEDSNGNLIHGRNMDFGLFMGWDMKNRSWLITEKLKPLVVNIDFQRRNKTVFKSTNFAGYVGMLTGIKPHAFTLTMNERFSLDGGYIGIVEWILGNRDGMWMSFLTRSVLENATSYEEAKNLLAQTKLLAPAYFILGGNQTGQGCVITRSRVLSLDIWEIELKLGRWYVLETNYDHWKEPLFLDNRRTPAMKCMNQTMQANISLKTVYDVLSTKPVLNKLTTYTTLMDVNKGKLESYIRDCPNPCMPW from the exons ATGGGACACAAGATGGATAGGTTGTGTTGTCTTCTTTTGGTGTCCTTATCTGTAGTATCGGCACAGTTTGTGCCACCG TATACGGAAGAATGCCAGACGGGCATGTACCCTCCCAAAGGTCCAAC ATTCAAAGGGTCTGTCACCTGGTACACAATAGACCTGGATTTGCCCCCCAGCGAAAGATGGAAGCTAATCATCACTGACAAAAAGGCTGAG TTGGTCAACATGATCCAGGCTATCAGGGATTTGGCCAACGCATTTGTTCCTAGTGGGAAACTGATAGATTTGGTCGACAAGGACTTG CCTTTGATAGTGGATACCCTACCCTACCCATTCAATGAAGAAATAAAAGGAATCGCGACTTCCTCGGGTGTTCCCCTTG GCGAGGTTGTCCTCTACAACATCTTCTATGAGATCTTTACGGTGTGCACTTCTCTAGTGGCAGAGGACTCAAATG GTAACCTTATCCATGGGCGGAATATGGACTTTGGACTATTCATGGG TTGGGACATGAAGAACAGGTCCTGGTTGATAACAGAGAAACTCAAGCCTCTGGTGGTCAACATTGACTTCCAGAGACGCAACAAGACTGTCTTCAAGTCCACTAACTTCGCCGGCTACGTGGGCATGTTGACTGGCATCAAGCCG CATGCTTTCACTCTGACAATGAATGAGCGCTTCAGCCTTGATGGAGGATACATCG GGATCGTGGAGTGGATCCTGGGGAATAGAGATGGGATGTGGATGAGCTTCCTCACTCGCTCGGTCTTAGAGAACGCTACCAG CTACGAGGAGGCAAAGAACCTTCTGGCCCAGACCAAGCTGCTGGCCCCAGCCTACTTCATCCTGGGAGGGAACCAGACGGGCCAGGGCTGTGTCATCACCCGCTCCAGAGTCCTCAGCCTCGACATCTGGGA GATTGAGCTGAAGCTGGGCCGCTGGTACGTTCTGGAAACAAACTACGATCACTGGAAGGAGCCTCTGTTCTTGGACAACCGCAGAACTCCAGCCATGAAGTGTATGAACCAGACCATGCAGGCA AACATCTCACTGAAGACCGTGTACGATGTGCTGTCGACAAAACCAGTCTTGAACAAG TTGACCACATACACCACGTTGATGGATGTGAACAAGGGCAAACTGGAATCCTACATCCGTGACTGCCCCAACCCCTGTATGCCCTGGTGA